Genomic segment of Rickettsiella endosymbiont of Xylota segnis:
AGAATCTATCCACGCCGACCTAGCCTATATCAACCTCGAGCATTAATGATCGATAAGTTGCTGCAACAACAAATACCACAATTTTTTCAGCAAATAAAATTAGAATCCTATGCTGCTTAAGCAAGCTGTGAATTGAATATAAATTTTTAAACCTTAAATCGATCGTTTTAGTAAAGAAAGACGCTGATAACGCACTAAAGCTAATTCAATAAGCTGCGTTAACAACTGTTGATAGGCAAGACCGGAGACCTCCCATAATTTAGGATACATACTAATCTTGGAGGTGAATCCAGGAATGGTATTTAGCTCATTAAAATAGATTTTTTGCGATTGTTTTTCGATAAAAAAGTCAATTCTAGCCATACCTGAACAATCTAAGCAGTTAAATATTTTTTTGCCTAGATGTTTTAATTGTTGCAATTGCCCTTCTTGTAAGCTAGCCGGAATAATTAATTCAGCGCCTTTTGGGTCCAAATATTTAGCTTCATATGAATAAAATTCATGACTAGGTATAATTTCACCGACGCCGCTTACCAAAGGATCAGCACCCCATTGCAGATTTTCCAATACTGCCATTTCAATTTCACGGACTTCAAATGCTTGCTCAAGCAATATCTTAGTACTATAAGTAAAAGCCAATTCAATGGCATCTGCCAACTCATCTAATTTTTTTACTTTAGTTACGCCCAAACTTGAGCCTGCGTTCGCCGGTTTAACAAAAAGCGGATAGCCTATCTTTCGCTCAATGCTTTGCATAAGTTCATCTTTCTTAGTAGACCAGCGACCTGAGTTTACGCTTAAAAAAGGCACGACGGGAATCTCAGCAGCAGCGGCTAAACGTTTAGCCAGCTCTTTGTCC
This window contains:
- a CDS encoding D-alanine--D-alanine ligase family protein; its protein translation is MNLKENSKIKVAVLYGGRSAEHEVSLLSAASVIKNLDKNKFTVIPIGIDKQGRCFINELQHLYVNDEIVLKTKNAKCLQSLAELNQATQQGPDVVFPVLHGSFGEDGTIQGLLEILDLAYVGADVLGSAVGMDKELAKRLAAAAEIPVVPFLSVNSGRWSTKKDELMQSIERKIGYPLFVKPANAGSSLGVTKVKKLDELADAIELAFTYSTKILLEQAFEVREIEMAVLENLQWGADPLVSGVGEIIPSHEFYSYEAKYLDPKGAELIIPASLQEGQLQQLKHLGKKIFNCLDCSGMARIDFFIEKQSQKIYFNELNTIPGFTSKISMYPKLWEVSGLAYQQLLTQLIELALVRYQRLSLLKRSI